A stretch of DNA from Bactrocera neohumeralis isolate Rockhampton chromosome 6, APGP_CSIRO_Bneo_wtdbg2-racon-allhic-juicebox.fasta_v2, whole genome shotgun sequence:
CATAAACAACCGCTCTAATATTTGCAGACGTGTGCATATTCAACATGTCATCATGTTATTGCCGCAAATGGTTTGTACTCCAGAAATTAGGGATATATCACATCATAAACGAAACTTGACCCAATAAAGAATAAAGAAATTCAAAGTCATACGATTTTATCTGCttctttcttaaataaaattatgaattttctttttaatttaatacctaatataatttgttttaaatttatatacatatattaatttccgTTTTGAACATACTTAATTTACCttgaaatattgtttaaatttaattttttaatattcattatttaaattatttctttattcttatatattaatccatttaaaaataatttaaggtcAGTCTAATCACCTTCCGTTTCGTTTTTGGTTTATTCATTCAGATGACAACACGTTTTAATATGGCAGCATCGTGTTTCATTCCCATCCATTCCAAATAAAACAGCTGATCCCAAAATAACATTCATAACAGAGATATAcgtatattatacgttctctgttcATAGTAAACAAAAGTCGAATTTATCTGAAGCAAATTTTCTTGCATTGAATggattaattacaaataaagaaaatggatGAGCCTATTGAAACTAAAATGtaagttttattgaaaacaaaatagtaCGTAAACAATATAAATCTACCTTTGAAGAAATCAATCACCCGACGAGAGTTTTGAGCGGCTTTTACATAGTACTGAAGACGCACCGGTGGAAAGCATAAAAAGTAACAAAGGGTAATGTTCACAACTACAACAGTTTATCCCACCTATAAGCTTAATTTGTCTTATTTTTCTTAAAGGCATACCGAGCGGCAAAATACTGACCAAAAGTCAGAGAAACCCGTGAAGAAGAGAGTGTCCACTGAGAAGATTCATGTTTATGGTTATATgaaaaagaaagttttaaaCCATTTGGTGGAAAATGGTTGCAGCTCGCATAGCGTCGACGAAGTGATAGCagcatcaaaatttaataagaattcTGTGTTAGGtatgttattttaaaatatgtaaaaattaaaatatagccTCTTTATTGACAGAATATATGAATCAGCGCATACAAATGGCGCAAGAAAATGTGCACGAAGAATGTGATTCTCTGAGCTTTTCCAACATGGAATCATggcttaaattatttaaaaagtggaATTTGCCAGAATTATGTGTGTATGAGCCTGCTTTAGTAATCAATGCTATTGCGAATAATGAAGACATTCCTGAACCTAAAGAGTTAGACGGCGTGGACCTAAAGTAATTGATTTTGTTATGGCTTATTAAATAATGAATCATTAAAATCTCTTTATTTGCAGAGCTGTTTACAAATTTCTAGGAAATGCATTAATGGGATTGCCTCAGCCAAATTTGGATGCGAAGAGTGCAGAATTTTTGGCAAACGAATTTGAGGTAACATACacttttataagaaaatttcatagatcttttttattaatataattaaatagatgtatttaatgtttatatgtatatttacattaaaacaaGTGtcattatttgcaatttttttaattagtttaaaagCTCTCAATTAATTTAACCCTTGCAACATATTTACAGATTTTAGTCGGTGAAGCCAATACGGAAGTCGGTGATAGCGAAACAGGTCGCATTAACCAGAAATTACAGTCTTATAAGGAACTTCCATTCTGCGcacaaaacgaaaaaagtagCATAGATCCTTTATGCCTCGGCGATGGTTTgaattttcaccgaaaataaacatgtagttgtaatcacaaaaaattaattttatattattttttacaaattctgTACGTTGAAACTATTTGCCTTCCccttattgtaataaaatatattgaaagtcTGGTTTATACATTTTCTGGTCACATTTATTACACATTCAAATATTATTCAGTACTTTAAAAGAGTTGacataaatttgtatgcataaatatatttgtaataattggTTTCTTTATTTCTTCTTACGAGAATCAACTCCCTTTCTAAACAcactcatttttaaaaatatactttagaaATATCGAAAACTATTAAACAATATTGATACTGTAATCATAGTTGTTCATTTTGCAGCCGTTTAGATGTTTATGTCTTGCAGCTTTCTTCCAAAATGATTTAAGCAGTTTTTAAACAAATGCCATGAAAACTTATTTCCCTTATCACCTGTGtacaaataaagttgaattttaaaaCACATTCAAATTGATTGATTTGAGGTAACTCCATTTCTAGTTTGAAAGACTCTTTCAAGGATTTTATACTTCACTATCTTCTATGAAATTGTAGACTCTATAGTTTCAGTATGAACAATTATGTGATTTCCGACTAAACACGCGTTGAATTACATGAATTAGTGaaataatatgtatacaattatttaaaaaaaatttgtcaacatttcaataaagtaattttaCAAACTATATGAATTAAACAACTAATTTTTCCTGCTTGAGGAGTATATTTGCATCTGTGTCGACTCTTGTTTGTCGTAAAACactaattaaaatatacatagtaCACAAATTACATTACCATTTTATatctattatatgtatgtgtatatgtaattaCACTAAAGTTTatagtttgtaaaaataatcgaactgcttataaaatatacatacgttaTTATGTTATTCCACAATATATTTGGCAATTGTCCTAACTGTGgcaaattatttttggttactaaaattagtatataatataattgattatgtatatgtttttatatgcaaattagttAACTAATTAATTCGAATTCAGTCGTTTTTTGAGCTTTTGCTTTCCcctttttatgtttaatttaagTGCAATTAATGGACTGAAACAAATACacccttttttatatatttaatggaaaacatatataaaagttaattcATAAAATCGATATTCGCCTTAACAAATTGTATGCCATACACACGAAACATATGATTTTGTGGTTTCTGTTCAAGAAACACTTGCATTTAATTATGAATAGCCGAAAATGTGCATACAACTTTCCTTTGTTTTGGTTGAAACTGCAGAGCTGCAGCCATGCTCTATGTGAATTTCTCTTAgactttctttttattttggaCTTGATTAACAAGAGGAGCAGACGGGTGTTTATATTTCGTATGCTtgatttataaagaaaattgtatattttcgtgaatttgcatttgataaaaaatattatataaatattaattatttcgaCTTTGCACTTTCAAAAAACATACAtaagcatattaaaaaaatgtatgtaagtgtgtttttatataatttttgattatcAGATTCTCATATAATATTGTTAGGATCGGTGGTGTGAACCTACAAGCATTCTAATTCTAAATGTGCAAGTTCAACCAGTAGATGTGATTGCATACGCAAAAGCTAGGCAATCCCTGTAAAAGAATTTACGTGTCTGACGCTTTTTAGAGTAAAAATGGACTTTTGAGAGATTTTCTATAATACGAAGTATTAGTGTATTCATATAGGCAGGTATATACTAAAATTTATAGAGTATCTACTTAGTTCAATGTGGAAACGGTTCAAGCATTCGCGTATGAGTTCAACTAAAGTATTGAAAGTTTCTATGTATTTCTGAAGTGAAGAATGTAGCAGCACTTGTTattcgaaatttgaaaatacagTTGGTCGTTTCCACATTGAGCTTAGCATATTGTTTAAGTTACGTTACATGTTTTTTCGCCTTATACGTGGAAATATATTGATTGTCTTTTAGATACACGAATTGTAcaaatagatatacatataataacgTAATAATTAGGTACTTTGATAAGAagtaactatatatatatttatctaatAATGTGTATACACTCTTGAACAatccataaaatataaatgttattCTCAAACGTTCATTTACTTCTTATAACTTTGGAAATACAGTTCTCATtagttgtatgtatatatgtatgtatatttagagtATGTTTTCTTATTCTTATTCTTTGGACATTTCATTTGAGTGCTGTAAAATTGACAGAGTATCCGTATATGAATACGATTTATATAATATCTAATATTAAATACAGTTTTGTGTTACGATCACCGCACGGCGTCCGCAAAAAATCCCAACAatcgttatatgtatgtaatttattttccttCTATTTGCATTCCCTAACAGCAATAACATTTCGCTATTTTAACAATGTCAATAAATCCTCTCTCTTTCGCTGTTTCTAGCAAATTGaatatttcataacatttttatacctttttgtatttgttgcatTCTTCTTGAAGGTTTCTTTACGCATAgtgtgcatttttgttgttgtatactaATTCTATTTAAGAAGTGAGTACATCAAACAAATCGTCTCTGTATTATTGCATCTGTTTTTAAGTACCGTAAACGGCACCTGACACAAACATTCACACATAAAGCAAGCCATATATGTATTAAACGGGATTTCATTTATAACTAACTGCATCCATGTTTGGGTAGGGACCTGCCCTTTTCGGAGGATTAACAACCTTTAGCTCAGTAGTAGTAGTTGTGGTGTTTTTGATGACGTTACTGCGAACTGCTGTTCcattaattatttgtttcttttttctcatacaaataATAAACCGTTAGCATCtaaacacttacatatattactGAAATACTTGTTCTAAGTTATAAAATCATGAATatagtttcatttcaattctaACAGGTTTATCCTAAGTTTAATGTGTTGTAGCTAGCACGCCAAAGAATGTTAAACACATTTGTGGGAAGTCTGTCGAAATTCTCTgctttttccaaataaattcgAAAGTTGCATTATTTAGTTACAAGTGAGTCAAACAAAATTACAGTTAACCGGCCGCTAGCATAGCTTGTTAGATAAAGTGTAGAAGTACACAGCATAGATTTGaggatgatttttttttatgcgagaCTCGTGTCACTATCGACTGAGGTAAACACTACGTATAGCTACTGATacacctacatacacacatacatatatcttatatGTGTGTGCAAAGTGTTAATGGAACTTTTTTCCGTTTCACCTACAACACTTGGCGCTACTAAAACATCGAGATTCCTTTATGTGAACATCAACAtcttaaatacataaataccatATGCCATAGTTGGCTGTGATTGTTTTCTAAAGACGCTAAGATGCTAAAAATGCTGGAAATGTCGGGTAATAGTATAAGAATAAACAGGAGTTTCTAAATTCAATCGTATTTCCAGATTTCCAGACTCTATCATCACTATCAACTACTAAGTAATGTTTCTTTCTAAAATGATTGCATTTGCATTTAGGGGAGGTGTACGGGGGTTTTACAGCATACAGGCTGTttcatatttcgaaaatatgagtgtaaatttattattgcatttCTTATTTAAGTGATTCGTTCGTGTTAGACACTGTGCGAACTTATATCGGATGAACCTACAGTTGTATATGTGTTGAAAAGTGATTGAAATAAATAGCTGTGTAAAATATAATGTGTGAGTGTTAAGCTGGTGTGAGTATGACGAATATTTAAAACTGCTGGTAATATTGCGCGGTTACTTTAACGCGTTCCCATTGCCCAGTTGCTTTCTCTAAAAATGTACACATGCTCAGAGATACATCATTTCGCCGCAGTTTGTTTGTGGCCCGGCGCGCTGTAATTTGATGCAGTTGCAAGTCGCGTTTTGCTAAACGAATGCTAGGTGAGTTTAAAATGATTGCGATAGCTGTgacttgtaaaaaaatttgcttaagtTCGACCGGAGAAAAGCTGGTACTGAAAAAGAGTTAGATTAGCAAacgaaaaaaaggaaataagtaTGGATGGTTTAGTAGTGATATTTTCCAATATTACGTAGAGCGACTAGCCGGAAGATCGTTGCATTTAGTAGCATGATTTGTGTAACTGTGTGGATCGTAACGGGGCCATGTTGTTTATTCAATAATAACTTAATTATACCATATACTATGTGTAGTTTCGGCAGTTTTACAATGAAGTTAGAAATTTAATTAGTCTACGGTATTCTATATTATATAGCAACTAGTACACCTACGCACATAGaaatataaagtgaaataaaaaaatcaaacctGCGACTGAGAACACATCACAAATAAGTTTCTtcctaagttttttttttttatatgaaacgaacttgcaataaataaaatgttttaaaaattttcaaattttgtttatttagctCAATTAAAGTTTGAGAATTTGAGTTGGAGTAGCATACACTTAAAATACCGAAGTTCAAAATGCCGAcacatcaaaataccgacaaatcagaACACCGAAAAATCAAAATGACCGACAACCAAAATGCCgacatgtgaaaaatattttatattgccCGTCCTTATTCCTATCGAAGCACATAAAATGAATTCTACTGACTAGGGGTTATGATCCGGTCGGTATTTTGACTGTCGGGATGCTAAATTTCGAGATTTCAAATGTCGGCAATACGTTATACACCCTGTTGGAGTAttgaaaaaaaggaatttcTTCACATTGTCTATTTTAAATTGATCACAGATACAAGTcgccattttttgaaattactgCTTGTTCCAAACTTGTTCTTGAAAGGTATATCAGACCCACCAGACcggtttttgaaaattctgtgGTTTGCGAAGGACAAATATGAGTACCAAAATTCTCATTGGTTGTGAAATTAATAAGATCAAAACATATAGAAAGATTTTTAGCTAGATCTATCAATTAATACATACATGATTTGCATACGTACAAACTAGAATTAATTCTGTTTCACTCTAAcatatattaccaaaaaaataataataattaataaataaatacaaatatacatagacTATAGTAGAGAACACGTACAAGTATTTTAAGGGAAGTACGTCACACGTACGTGAGAGGATTTCAGAGAAGTTGTATCAGTATCATGCAAAATCGAGGGGAGGGGTGTTGGTGGAGTAACTACAATtacaattgacttaaatataagaacaaaacttttattaaaatttgtattgttGATTACTGATGGTACGAGTTACTCCTAAATGTGGCCTTGTGATTACATTGTGATCCAATGTAAATGTGATATGTGATCCAGCCAGGCTTCCGGTCCATTGCTTATATGAATCGCAACTAATAAAACGTTTTGAGCCATAATGGATTCAATGTGATATTGCTTGAGTGTGTTTAGAAAATTGAGTTCAGAAAGAGCCTACTGTGTGTACATATTTTCTAACCTTCAGAgcttatacttatgtacttcATAAATATAATACTTACATCTGCGAAAAGTATGGAGCCGATATTTGCAGATTATTGTGTCGACATTCAtacgaaataatttaattgttgaTGAAATCAAAACTACCGGAGGCCGGGAAATGCAGATTGGAAGTCTCGCTTTGGGTATGCGTGTGAATGTGTTTGAGTTAATGCATGTTTGTTTTGGATGAATAATAGATatgcaaataatgaaaatgaatacGACATTTGTGCATTTGCATGAGGGAAATTAACCGCGTATGCACGCACCAACAACCAATACTACCAAGTTAAGGTGAATCCAGTTGGCAGACATTGCCTGTCCTATTTTAAAATGCTTGTAAAATCGATCATTTCCAGAAATCGCTTGCTCAATTATGTGTTACCCGaaattatgtgtacatatgtctgtatgtcggTGGTCAGATGTCTTCAAATAAGGGCTtacaattttcagctttttgAGAAACTCACGGTGTGTAAatcgtttttaaatatatacatatatttgccatgtgtgtgcgtatatttatgtacaattatacatatgtatataccgatGCAGGCATTTAATTGGGTGTTTGGAATTAATTGGGACACAATTATCAAGAACATCGAAATGATTTTATATAACATGAATAAGTTTTGACACATCTAAGGCACTTAAGAGAGTAGTTTGCATGTCTGAGTGCACAAGTGTAGGTGTAGAGGTCTAAGTAAAAGTGTTTAATAtagtttaacataaaaaaattctatccaaatataaaagttagttacatacatatatacaattggTGCTTTTGGATTTGTAAAATCATTtccataattaaaaatatgcgcGAAAGTTGAATAATGCCTGAGAAgatttgatttgaatttttcaagcGTTGAGCCTAGGATGTTTCCAAAGTTAATGAGATACCGCACAAACTTGGTTGCTGCAGACATTGCACTGtatttattcatacatatacacttaaatattaaatatactgCGATTCTTGAAAAGCGTGCATTATAGTGCTCTTCGAGGTCTGATTGATcaaagttagttttttttttcaacttgaaGTTTATGTGAGGACATTTTTTGTGTTCGGCAGCTtcgaaaaaggaaaatatttcagACAATCGAAACAATTATGTCACGAAATTttgactgaaattttaattttttggaatttttttcccaaaagtccgattttcagttttttttcctttaccCTAGTTCCAAGTTAAGGTTTTACCTACGTATTTTTCACTCTAGATCAtactgtaaggagttatcctgctaaCGCGGGCACATTTTTTTTAGCGTGGGCTCACCGGAAATGGCGCTtttttttctctccaaaaatttcagtagttttttgttaacagtgtatgtttgtaacaataaaaaattctaataaaatatttcatgttttatatgagaaaaaaattgttgaaaaaagtctattttttacccgaggaaactcatgtaaccccttaaagaaGTAAGTATAATTAATAGATACAGTTTTGTGGTACTCAAAGGGAAGAATCGTACATTTACATTCGCAAAGCATCCACAACAACAGTGAGATATGGAAACAACTTACAATATAAATGTCTTTTTGTGGATTTataatgcaatatatatatatgtatgtaagtattttagtaataattataaaaatttgttaacttcaatattttcgaatttccataGCATtaactacatatttacatgaGTATAACCAGTAATACGTACGCAcacataaatacttaaatagATGCACGGGAGAGTATTAGATCATGTCAAGGTTAAGAAGactaaaataacataaatagcTCTAAGATCGAATTTTTACCATTCTACAACTATATAACTATCTAAGGTTAACGGGGATTAGCGAAGATTCTTTACATCTAAATTCAATGATAAATGTTACGAAAAATTTCCGAAACTCTTATACATACCTCATGGGTACTAATCTCTCTAAGTAGGCTATTGTACTTTAATTgttgtatatgcaagaatatatgtacatatgtcatacAAATAACTACAGTAATTAACGGTTTCATGTGTTTCGTAAAACTACACTAAGTCTAAGCTTTAAATAACGTAATGATCCAAATGTATTtgcctatgtatatgtatatggctgtAGGTATGAAAAGATATCTTACGCtctatatgaatacatatatatgtatataaatatctagTATATTCAGGTTGTAAATCATGTGTTCGTGTGCAGTGTTTTGGGCCGTGAGTGTCAGTCAATCATATCCTTAAACATTcctttgaaatatttgcaaacttGCTTTTAACGATTtagtgatatatacatacatacatatgttttgtcTGATAAAAATTGGCTtagcattaattaaatattttgtacaatGCATTTCTCATCAATTCGATAGACTTTCACAAACGAACGGGGACGAGATAAAAATATCGCGGAAATTTGTTTTCTTCATTGTGCAATGTCAGATGGGCAGAAAGTAAAATGCGcacataataatatctacatataacTGGATTCCATAGCAATTATTGGTACATGCAGCAGAAAAcgatatacatttatgtacgagtgtatgtaatatttatcataaaaaaaatataaacgtgTGTGGTGTACGAATTGGCGAATGCAAAAACATTTGTGTTAGGATAATTACGATTTTTAGTATTGTGCAAATAatgttttctttcattttggcGAGATACGCAGGTACCCACAATTCTACTTTAAATCGACTCATCCAATACCTTCTCCCATAGTCTAATAGTCAGCTCCTTGGACTACCGTTATTTAGTTGCCGAACTAAGGAATGTTACTTATCAGAATACTGTAATCGAGTTAGACTCCTACTTAGCAAGATTTGATCTCAACCTAAAGCTTATGCCCAATGATTTAGGCAGAGCGTTTTGTGAGATTGACTTATCCacttataatatgtacatatatgaagcaAGGATCGAATTTCATATATTGGCCAATTGCAAATCGATCCAAATgcagcaacaaaagttgccgcgATTTCTGAAACGTATGCTAAATCATTATATTGCGAACAGGATAATTTAGTTTGTACGagttttgtaacacccagaaggaaacgtcagagaccctataaagtgtatatactatagtgggcaaaaaatagtaggaCTTTTTAAGTTGAATTTCACGCGAAAACtcattattcgaaatttttttctagtttggTATACTATCAATGATATGTGAGTGGGAATCAGGGAATATCAAAATCAGGGAATATGATAACCCTACATCTGGACCAAGTGTcctatcaaaataatcattagtgtcgAAAtcttcagaatgttggaaaaggccttcggtgaaaattatttgtcgggagcaagtgtttttggttggtacaaattattcaaaggaaACGGAATTAGGGACAATATCCAGgacgaccatcaacatcaacttatGATCAGCAcatcaattaaaaaaaggaattggTGCGTGAGAATCAACGTTTAACAGTCAGAGTTCTTACTGGCATTGTTCGAATATTGGATAAGTCAGTGaaaatcagtttgaaagatcatttggggttagaaaagtgaaagcacgactGGTTCCGAAACCactcatttttttcgaaaaaacagcgtcgcgttaacgtctgtgaaacatttCTTTGTGACTACCTGggtttgtatttgtaaaaagaaaccGGAATTATGGGCCTGGGGAAACCGTTTTTAGTCAATTTAAGACTTTAAGAGATCGTTTGTATTATCAGATagtatacactgtaataaacattctctcaaattttgaaatcgaaattaaaattattatggtcgttacagcgtttcttgtagaaagagAACAGAGTGGGGAACGGAGTAAGACATCTGCCTCGTTCGCATTTTTTTCAGAATGGTGTATTCAAAACGGTTTCTactctcaaaggaagagttttgaagatatctagtttcaatttggagagaacatttttaacgtcattctCTATCGCGCTATGaatgctttattttttcaaatcttcctatttttttcttcgaaaaactgtcgaaaagaGGGCCAAATTCTTTTTGCTCGaaccgccgccattttgtcaaatttcaaaaaaaaacaagttctcTATAGCACGAGAGCAactttcctacagattaataatGTTTTAGAAACTTTTGATTTAGATCAAAATTGTgcaatcgtggacatcgtatttttttttaacgctttcaaaaatttatttaactatgtaatatgaatgtatttagttataaaaaaatcgaaccgattagttaatttcaacttaaaaacaaatcacGATTTTTCGGAAGGTCACACTGAGATGTTCCCTTAAACATGAATCGTCATTTATtccaaaattgatttttaaaactgcCTGTTTATCTAAGTGAGCATGACATAGATTTCTAATAAGTCAAAGTCAATGCAACAATATAAAtgagttaacatttttttttatcagttcTGTCCATGCAACagagttaacttttttttattttatgagaaCTTTGTCACAAATCAATTGGATAATGATTATTTGCACAACCtctcaaatgaaaaattgaTTAATAAATGACAGTCGTTAGTAATAGAAATAATGCATAACAATCAAAAACGTGAAAAGTCGGTAGAAAGTTTTCGCAAATGCTGCTCCAACATTTTATTacccagatatacatatgtacatgtatagaAACTCGAGTGACATGCATCGCCGAAATTCTTAAAAGTATGAGCGTATGTGAGAGTGAGAAGGGGTTAAGCCCCTTGCGGAAAAAGCATGCAAAAATAACTGACTTATAAATGGAAAAGTGTGTTTTCTGTAAATTCGCGTGCAACAACAATTGTACATCTTTCAATAGGATGGCAGTTGGGTGTCTGCAAAAAGCTGAAAATCATACAAAATTCGGTACTTGCTGGGGCAAAAGTCAAACGCAGGGCAGGCGCTACTTACTAAacggaaatacatacataaaggtatatatgtattcacTAACACTAAATTAAACTAAGCCAGCGAAGTAATATCAATTAGTTAACCGATATTCTATGTGATaactgtatatatgcatgttcgctttataataaattaaaatttaattgaatattaagACAAAATATAGACACAATTACTTTTTTGATTACGTAAGTACCGATTGCAAATACTGAGTGCAcgctaaaaatataacaatatataacAGTATGTTTACCTAACAATATTACTATATACAAAGTGTGTGAGAGTGAAAAACTAAAGGAACATGTTCTTCCTTGGGAGGGTTCTTGTCGAACGCATTACgaatatttgttaatttgttgttattttgctttttgctatttatttatatacatttagtaCTGCTattaaatacgtatgtatatacttaaagaACTACAACAAATCAAGGGTAAGAGtaaaaacaattatggtattaattttaattattttgctttcgATATGTTTAAACTTCAAagtaaataacatttaatattggCTTTTTGTATAagtatttgtgtacatatatatgcgatAAATACGatacgcatgtacatacatgtatactaTGTGTAATTGAATGCATAACATTCGTGACATTGTTACCCTCTGCCCCGTCTAAAATGCGCCCATAAATAGCGCAACAACAACTTATGTATGGAAATGAAATATTATGtaggaaaattataatttttagagtTAAAACTgtacaaaaatcacaaaatttgccaaagcaacaacagcaacattgcTTCTTTGCAATTTCTGtgacatttgtttttattcatttacatttcaaaacaaaaactaaaatttggcATTTGATGATTTGGTTATTTTACTTGCGTGCCTCCATTTTTAATTGCAATCATTTCCACATTAAGTAACACTTGTttcatttaattcaataaataaggAAGAACCAGTGGAGAAGACACGAAAGACACCACGATCACTTAAAAGACATACTGAAAAATTTACTCAGACATATAAAGGGTTTTTCAAAAGGTACGCTACAAGACTAGACCGATggaacagcaaacgacgccatatttttctgctcttttgacatttctcttgagtaatgtttgtcatttcatcatgaaagGGTATACGATCCCACAacgagttgaaattattaaaattttctac
This window harbors:
- the LOC126761021 gene encoding uncharacterized protein LOC126761021; protein product: MDEPIETKINQSPDESFERLLHSTEDAPVESIKSNKGHTERQNTDQKSEKPVKKRVSTEKIHVYGYMKKKVLNHLVENGCSSHSVDEVIAASKFNKNSVLEYMNQRIQMAQENVHEECDSLSFSNMESWLKLFKKWNLPELCVYEPALVINAIANNEDIPEPKELDGVDLKAVYKFLGNALMGLPQPNLDAKSAEFLANEFEILVGEANTEVGDSETGRINQKLQSYKELPFCAQNEKSSIDPLCLGDGLNFHRK